The following proteins come from a genomic window of Chryseobacterium glaciei:
- the pckA gene encoding phosphoenolpyruvate carboxykinase (ATP), with product MKHAKIIQDLEKLGIKGDYEIQYNPSYEELYQAEISPENQGFEKAELTESGAVSVKTGIFTGRSPKDRYIVQDDVTKDTIFWDGKVNLPTSPEIFQSCKELVLNQLSTSKKIYVVDAFCGTNADTRLKVRFIVEVAWQAHFVTNMFIRPSHYELENFGEPDFTVINGSKTTNPNWEAQGLNSENFVMFNLTEKLQIIGGTWYGGEMKKGMFAMMNYYLPLKGMASMHCSANVGEEGDVALFFGLSGTGKTTLSADPKRYLIGDDEHGWDNNGVFNYEGGCYAKVIDLSEEKEPDIFRAIKRDALLENVVVNTGVSDYTDGSITENTRVSYPIYHINKIVLPSKAGHASKIVYLSADAFGVLPPVSVLDENQAQYHFLCGYTSKLAGTERGITEPEPSFSPAFGEAFLTLHPTMYSKTLIGKMKEHGAKAYLVNTGWNGTGKRISLKDTRAIIDAIIDGSIENAPKTRIPIMNLEIPTELPNVSEGILDPRNTYNEVTEWEEKAKDLAAKYIKNFDQYCNTEEGKKLIASGPQLQQQTIN from the coding sequence ATGAAACACGCTAAAATCATCCAAGATTTAGAAAAATTAGGGATTAAAGGAGACTATGAAATTCAATATAATCCTTCTTATGAAGAGTTGTATCAAGCAGAAATTTCTCCTGAAAATCAAGGCTTTGAGAAAGCTGAGCTTACGGAATCTGGTGCGGTATCAGTAAAAACAGGAATTTTCACAGGTCGTTCTCCTAAAGATAGATACATTGTACAGGATGATGTTACAAAAGACACGATTTTCTGGGATGGTAAAGTTAACTTACCGACTTCTCCGGAAATTTTCCAGTCTTGTAAGGAATTAGTGTTGAACCAACTTTCAACTTCTAAGAAAATTTATGTTGTAGATGCTTTCTGTGGAACGAATGCAGATACAAGACTTAAAGTAAGATTCATTGTAGAGGTTGCATGGCAGGCGCATTTCGTTACTAATATGTTCATCCGTCCTTCTCACTATGAGTTGGAAAACTTCGGAGAGCCTGATTTCACAGTAATCAACGGTTCTAAAACTACAAATCCGAACTGGGAAGCTCAAGGATTAAATTCTGAAAACTTCGTGATGTTCAACCTTACTGAAAAGCTTCAAATTATTGGAGGAACTTGGTACGGTGGAGAAATGAAAAAAGGAATGTTTGCCATGATGAACTATTACCTTCCATTGAAAGGAATGGCTTCTATGCACTGTTCTGCAAACGTAGGTGAAGAGGGAGATGTTGCTCTTTTCTTCGGACTTTCAGGAACAGGAAAAACTACTTTATCTGCAGATCCGAAAAGATATTTGATCGGTGATGACGAGCACGGTTGGGATAATAACGGCGTATTTAACTATGAAGGTGGTTGTTATGCAAAAGTAATCGACCTTTCTGAAGAAAAAGAACCGGATATTTTCAGAGCCATCAAAAGAGATGCACTTCTTGAAAATGTTGTGGTAAACACCGGAGTATCTGATTATACTGACGGATCAATCACTGAAAACACAAGAGTTTCTTATCCGATTTATCATATTAATAAAATTGTTTTGCCTTCAAAAGCAGGACATGCAAGCAAGATTGTTTACCTTTCTGCTGATGCGTTCGGAGTATTACCTCCGGTTTCTGTTTTGGATGAAAACCAAGCTCAATACCACTTCCTTTGCGGTTATACTTCAAAATTAGCCGGAACTGAAAGAGGAATTACTGAACCGGAACCATCTTTCTCTCCAGCATTTGGTGAAGCGTTCTTAACATTACACCCAACAATGTATTCTAAAACATTGATCGGTAAAATGAAAGAACACGGAGCAAAAGCATACTTAGTTAATACGGGTTGGAACGGTACTGGAAAGAGAATCTCTTTAAAAGATACAAGAGCGATTATTGATGCAATCATTGATGGATCTATCGAAAATGCTCCTAAAACTAGAATTCCAATAATGAATTTGGAGATTCCTACTGAATTACCAAACGTTTCTGAAGGTATTTTAGATCCAAGAAATACATACAACGAAGTTACTGAGTGGGAAGAAAAAGCAAAAGATCTTGCTGCAAAATATATCAAAAACTTTGATCAGTATTGTAATACAGAAGAAGGGAAAAAGCTTATCGCTTCCGGACCTCAATTACAACAACAGACAATAAACTAA
- a CDS encoding GYDIA family GHMP kinase, giving the protein MGEIFSPGKLMLTSEYFAIDGALVLAVPTKLGQEFFFNEKPDEKSLIIWEAYHQNKLWLKAVIDYENWQILETNIISSAEFILKTLKNVQSLSETKFKSTHSYHLKTNLQFPADYGLGSSSTLMNNLGEWAEIDPFHLNSISLGGSGYDIAVAKEKSAVLFQSKPEIKYERVNFNPSFKNELIFIHLNQKQDSREGINFYKSKIKSQKLVDEFSNLTRNILLCNELENFSELMLVHEQKISDFLEIPTVKQKFFADCPSFVKSLGAWGGDFVMSAKFDGFKDYFWGKGFTTVFEWSDIINL; this is encoded by the coding sequence ATGGGCGAGATATTTTCACCGGGAAAGCTGATGCTTACTTCAGAATATTTCGCGATAGACGGAGCTCTTGTCTTAGCGGTACCCACCAAGCTAGGACAAGAGTTTTTCTTTAATGAAAAGCCTGATGAGAAATCTTTGATTATCTGGGAAGCTTATCATCAAAATAAATTATGGTTAAAAGCTGTCATTGATTACGAAAATTGGCAGATCTTAGAAACCAACATCATTTCCAGTGCTGAATTTATTCTAAAAACCTTAAAAAACGTTCAGAGCCTTTCTGAAACCAAATTCAAAAGCACGCATTCTTATCATTTAAAAACAAACCTTCAGTTTCCTGCCGATTATGGTCTTGGAAGTAGTTCTACTTTGATGAATAATCTTGGAGAATGGGCTGAAATTGATCCTTTTCATTTAAATTCTATCAGTTTGGGAGGAAGCGGTTATGATATTGCCGTGGCAAAAGAAAAATCTGCTGTCCTTTTTCAAAGCAAACCTGAGATTAAATATGAGAGGGTAAATTTTAATCCTTCTTTTAAAAATGAGCTTATTTTTATTCACCTAAATCAGAAGCAGGATAGCCGCGAAGGAATCAATTTTTACAAGTCAAAAATTAAGTCTCAAAAACTGGTCGATGAATTTTCGAATCTTACAAGAAATATTTTACTATGTAACGAATTGGAAAATTTTTCCGAACTAATGTTAGTTCATGAACAAAAAATATCAGATTTTCTTGAAATTCCCACAGTTAAACAAAAGTTTTTCGCCGATTGCCCTTCATTTGTTAAAAGTTTGGGTGCTTGGGGTGGAGATTTTGTCATGAGTGCCAAATTTGATGGCTTTAAGGACTATTTTTGGGGAAAAGGTTTTACTACTGTTTTTGAATGGTCTGATATAATTAATTTATAA
- the fabD gene encoding ACP S-malonyltransferase, which yields MKALVFPGQGSQFVGMGKELYDSRKDIKDLMESANEILGFDILSIMFNGADEDLKKTEVTQPSIFIHSVAALKAVNGLGAEMVAGHSLGEFSALVANGVLSFDDGLKLVSERAKAMQDACNANPSSMAAILGLEDAKVEEICAQISGIVVPANYNCPGQLVISGETAAVEEACAKLKEAGAKRALLLPVNGAFHSPLMQPAQERLAAAIEKTKFRNATIPVYQNITTTAVTNPEEIKQNLIAQLTGPVKWTQSVQNMIKDGATNFIEVGPGKTLQGLIKKIDNSVDVASAI from the coding sequence ATGAAAGCACTTGTATTTCCTGGGCAGGGTTCTCAGTTCGTAGGAATGGGAAAAGAATTGTACGATTCTAGAAAAGACATAAAAGATCTGATGGAATCTGCCAACGAAATTTTAGGGTTTGATATCCTTTCCATTATGTTTAATGGAGCAGATGAAGATCTTAAGAAAACGGAGGTTACCCAACCTTCAATTTTTATACATTCAGTAGCTGCACTTAAGGCAGTGAACGGTCTTGGAGCCGAAATGGTGGCAGGGCATTCTTTAGGCGAATTTTCAGCATTAGTTGCCAACGGAGTTTTATCTTTTGACGACGGTCTGAAATTAGTTTCTGAAAGAGCAAAAGCAATGCAGGACGCTTGCAACGCAAATCCAAGCTCAATGGCAGCAATTTTAGGATTAGAAGATGCTAAAGTTGAAGAAATCTGCGCTCAAATCAGCGGAATTGTTGTTCCTGCAAATTACAACTGTCCCGGACAATTGGTAATTTCTGGAGAAACGGCAGCTGTTGAAGAAGCTTGTGCAAAACTAAAAGAGGCGGGAGCTAAAAGAGCTTTATTATTACCTGTAAATGGGGCATTCCATTCTCCATTGATGCAACCGGCGCAAGAAAGATTGGCTGCAGCAATTGAAAAAACAAAATTCAGAAACGCGACGATTCCTGTTTATCAGAACATCACAACGACAGCGGTGACAAACCCTGAGGAGATCAAACAAAATTTGATTGCACAATTGACAGGTCCTGTAAAATGGACGCAGTCGGTTCAAAATATGATTAAAGATGGTGCAACTAACTTTATTGAAGTTGGACCTGGAAAAACGCTTCAGGGATTGATCAAGAAAATTGACAATTCTGTAGATGTTGCTTCTGCAATTTAA